A single Thermodesulfatator atlanticus DSM 21156 DNA region contains:
- the pdxA gene encoding 4-hydroxythreonine-4-phosphate dehydrogenase PdxA: MSAKIKLGITMGCPAGVGPELCLKAFLHDHPEDLELFILGDAKLLENLAKRLGLAPIPEKNIIALSELNAYKPGSPTLETARAMVRYIREGVRLCLSGELHGLVTCPISKAALKMAGEPYPGHTEMLAELTQTKEYAMAFYGERLKIVLVTIHEALRQVPELLSADKILLATRLAHRFLKEDLNVLQPRLALAALNPHAGEGGLFGDEEEKILTPAICQAAKEGISISGPYPADSLFYRAVKGEFDLVVSLYHDQGLIPFKLLHFDDGVNLTLGLPIVRTSVDHGTAYDIAGKGLASEKSLLAAIKLAYLMAKNRLKGL; the protein is encoded by the coding sequence ATGTCAGCTAAGATAAAGCTTGGCATAACCATGGGGTGTCCGGCGGGGGTGGGGCCTGAGCTCTGCCTTAAGGCCTTTTTGCACGACCATCCCGAAGACCTTGAGCTTTTTATTCTGGGAGATGCAAAACTCCTTGAAAATTTGGCCAAAAGACTGGGGCTTGCTCCCATTCCTGAAAAAAACATCATAGCCCTTTCGGAATTAAACGCTTATAAACCTGGGTCTCCCACCCTTGAGACTGCGCGTGCTATGGTTCGCTACATTCGCGAAGGGGTTAGGCTTTGTCTTTCAGGGGAGTTGCATGGTTTAGTAACATGCCCTATAAGCAAGGCGGCCCTTAAAATGGCTGGTGAGCCCTATCCCGGGCATACTGAGATGCTCGCAGAGCTTACCCAAACCAAAGAATACGCCATGGCCTTTTATGGAGAGAGGCTAAAAATTGTTCTTGTAACCATCCACGAGGCCTTGCGCCAGGTGCCAGAGCTACTTAGCGCGGATAAGATTCTTCTGGCAACAAGGCTTGCCCATCGTTTTTTAAAAGAAGATTTGAATGTTTTGCAACCAAGGCTTGCCCTGGCAGCACTAAATCCCCACGCTGGTGAAGGTGGTCTTTTTGGTGACGAAGAAGAAAAAATACTTACCCCTGCTATCTGCCAGGCAGCAAAAGAAGGTATCTCTATTTCTGGCCCGTATCCGGCAGACAGCCTTTTTTACCGGGCGGTAAAAGGGGAATTTGACCTGGTAGTTTCCCTTTATCACGACCAGGGGCTTATTCCCTTTAAGCTGCTTCATTTTGACGATGGTGTTAATTTGACTTTAGGGCTTCCTATTGTGCGAACTTCTGTTGATCACGGCACCGCTTATGACATTGCCGGAAAGGGCCTTGCTTCAGAAAAAAGCCTTTTGGCTGCCATTAAGCTTGCCTATCTTATGGCCAAGAACCGTTTAAAGGGCCTCTAG
- a CDS encoding DUF5752 family protein produces the protein MNEEILFHVKDSALVSISLGIKAYILAELLEHLREVEEGCLYHHFWARQLRPSFDHPEFHNDFAAWVHRELHDYVLAERLNLIAPHEFADLEELREEIINVLEERFDETGDLPWRKAEKPFYFVKSQIVVFDTGRRIGHPKDLTKELPSFSQGSVFYHFIDARRRTEESIDDFRAWLKAFSPEFDDLAAQLAKIDPYFLTLTEIRDQLTAVFQNYFEE, from the coding sequence ATGAATGAAGAAATCCTTTTCCACGTAAAAGACAGTGCCCTGGTCTCTATCTCATTGGGAATCAAGGCTTATATTCTGGCCGAACTATTAGAACACCTACGCGAGGTAGAAGAAGGCTGCCTCTATCATCACTTCTGGGCACGCCAGTTAAGGCCCTCTTTTGATCACCCAGAGTTTCACAATGATTTTGCCGCCTGGGTACACCGGGAACTTCATGACTACGTGCTTGCAGAACGCTTAAACCTCATCGCACCTCATGAGTTTGCTGATTTAGAAGAACTGCGCGAAGAAATAATCAACGTGCTTGAAGAACGCTTTGACGAAACCGGCGATCTCCCCTGGCGCAAGGCTGAAAAGCCCTTTTACTTCGTCAAAAGCCAGATCGTGGTCTTTGATACCGGGCGCCGCATCGGGCATCCCAAAGATCTCACCAAGGAACTTCCCTCTTTTTCTCAAGGAAGTGTTTTCTACCACTTTATCGACGCCAGACGCCGTACCGAAGAAAGCATTGACGACTTCAGGGCCTGGCTTAAAGCCTTTTCTCCGGAATTTGACGACCTTGCTGCTCAGCTTGCCAAAATAGACCCTTATTTCCTTACCCTTACCGAAATCAGGGACCAGTTAACAGCAGTATTTCAAAACTATTTTGAGGAGTAG
- a CDS encoding glycosyltransferase, producing the protein MNNDLLARYEKIVGKDVIDQLRQMALRLKGANILHVNSTRYGGGVAEILRSMVPLMEALGLSVRWEVIAGDEPFFQVTKSFHNALQGFPIEFTQKSIETYESNNQKEFEKLEKFLREADFVIIHDPQPAYLIKLIGERQNKWVWRCHIDLSRPYRPVWRYLKNIVKLYDASIFSMPDFTQPLPHPQYIIPPSIDPLTEKNMELPSEEINAVYSRFGLDPGKPIVLQVSRFDRFKDPVGVIRAAMLAMKFLPFQLVYAGGGAADDPEGETIYQEVLALTKDHPDIHILYLPPDAHRTINALQRAAQVVLQKSIKEGFGLTVTEAMWKYKPVIGGNTGGIRLQVVNHHTGFLVHTPEGAALRIRYLLFYQQKRYEMGQKAHQFVKENFLITRHVRDYLSLLLSLVSGNGERIELEAL; encoded by the coding sequence ATGAACAACGATTTGCTTGCACGCTACGAAAAAATAGTTGGCAAAGACGTTATCGACCAGCTCAGGCAAATGGCGCTGCGCCTAAAAGGCGCCAATATTCTTCATGTTAATTCCACGCGCTATGGCGGCGGTGTGGCTGAAATACTGCGCAGCATGGTACCCTTAATGGAAGCCCTGGGGCTTTCGGTGCGCTGGGAAGTTATTGCCGGTGATGAGCCTTTTTTTCAGGTAACAAAATCTTTTCATAACGCCCTTCAGGGATTTCCCATTGAATTTACCCAGAAATCTATTGAAACTTATGAGTCAAATAACCAAAAAGAATTTGAAAAGCTTGAAAAATTTTTACGGGAAGCAGATTTTGTTATCATCCATGACCCGCAGCCAGCATATCTCATCAAGCTCATAGGGGAACGCCAGAACAAGTGGGTGTGGCGCTGCCATATTGACCTTTCCCGCCCTTATCGCCCAGTTTGGCGTTATCTCAAAAACATCGTGAAACTCTACGATGCAAGTATCTTCTCCATGCCTGATTTCACCCAGCCCCTGCCGCATCCACAATACATCATTCCCCCAAGTATTGACCCTCTCACCGAAAAAAATATGGAACTTCCTTCAGAGGAAATTAACGCGGTTTATAGCCGCTTTGGCCTTGATCCCGGAAAACCTATCGTGCTCCAGGTGTCGCGCTTTGATCGCTTTAAAGACCCGGTAGGTGTTATCCGAGCAGCAATGCTTGCCATGAAGTTTTTGCCCTTTCAGTTGGTGTATGCTGGTGGCGGCGCGGCGGATGACCCTGAGGGCGAGACCATTTATCAAGAAGTACTCGCCCTTACCAAAGACCACCCTGACATCCACATCCTTTATTTGCCCCCTGATGCCCACCGCACGATAAACGCCTTGCAGCGCGCAGCCCAGGTGGTATTGCAAAAATCCATCAAAGAAGGCTTTGGCCTAACTGTTACCGAAGCCATGTGGAAATACAAACCCGTTATTGGCGGAAATACCGGTGGCATCAGGCTTCAGGTGGTAAATCACCATACAGGCTTTTTGGTACACACCCCTGAAGGTGCGGCCCTTCGCATTCGCTACCTGCTTTTTTATCAGCAAAAACGCTATGAGATGGGGCAAAAGGCCCATCAGTTTGTCAAAGAAAACTTCCTCATCACCCGTCACGTACGTGATTATCTCTCGCTTCTGCTTTCCCTTGTTTCAGGAAACGGTGAAAGGATCGAACTAGAGGCCCTTTAA